The Carassius gibelio isolate Cgi1373 ecotype wild population from Czech Republic chromosome B22, carGib1.2-hapl.c, whole genome shotgun sequence genome window below encodes:
- the atp8b3 gene encoding phospholipid-transporting ATPase IC: MANSKRERGVKWEVRANDRYFHQSCRRKSFLCFRWGRYADNVVRSYKYTPLTFLPLNLYEQFQRAANLFFLLIVILQCVPIIATIPWYSTMLPLLFVLLVRGCKDLATDLGRRRSDGQINRRPCDILTPEGFKTVKWKDVRVGDILQVHKDQVIPADLLLLCSTEPHSLCYVETADIDGETNLKFRQALSVTHTELNGDSVKQNLATFNGIVWGEEPNGNLHSFKGELHWKGERHHLDTDHLLLRGTVLRNTDKAYGLAIYTGSDSKILQNCGKLKLKNTQVEILLNKTVLVILLFMITTAILLAVGAGLFEQRVSPQYDVVSVLQRDSSPAYLGFLTFWGYIILLSPSMPMSLYITFEVIHMVHCLLIGWDVEMYWEDNNSPAQARTTTLNEELGQVGHLLSDKTGTLTQNRLLFRQCFIAGHIYGDMSKELKPLDLSWNRFSCGGLKFSDQRLVDKLRERSSPECQEFFTALALCHTVMSEWRDGLPHYQAASPDEEALVCAARELGWVFLSRTRETLTLSEMGLTRNYQLLALLDFTSKRRRMSVLVRDPGGQLKLYCKGADIVVLERLQRDGPLQESTERALELFAQGCLRTLCVAVRSVPEALWTEWSRTLSQVGTSTGDQETALEEIYDQMEKDLTLLGVTAIEDRLQEGVPETIATLRRAGLKVWVLTGDKTETAVNVGYACKLMDPDTTLIQGEELRQLLESPSPEVKSKEPEVWITSRKAVKSKAALVISGPELAELTREPEWGAKFVALSDQCQSVLCCRVTPAQKAEVVEMVRKYSTSITMAIGDGANDVNMIKTAHIGVGLCGVEGSQAVQNADFALAQFSFLRRLLLVHGHWSYYRICILLRYFLYKTTAFALVHIWYSFYNGFSAQPMYESWFISLYTTLYTSLPIQCMGFFEQDVSAKSCLCWPEIYSIGQKKQLFNPLVLAITLLYSVYTSIILFFIPMGILQYFALDYQTLAVTIQTSVVLTMTVEVILHTKFWTKYSVAAVVFSLVAFFLSTLALHSARLFTASPKDYFFLGASPNAYSTPEIWLTICVTTCIAVLPSITIRALGVVLANPNKHKIHSSNEPVELKSWFQRGTLQRRSSYAMSQGKGFGKLITTGVGLPSTAPPQDRRVTADSLKKESPQGSLIEMNSGDVAC, from the exons ATGGCCAACAGCAAGAGAGAAAGAG GAGTAAAATGGGAGGTTCGTGCCAACGACCGTTATTTTCATCAGTCCTGTCGCCGCAAGTCTTTCCTGTGTTTCCGCTGGGGGCGTTATGCT GACAATGTGGTGCGGAGCTACAAATACACCCCTTTGACATTTTTGCCCCTTAACCTGTATGAACAGTTCCAGCGAGCAGCGAATCTTTTCTTCCTACTTATCGTGATCTTACAG TGTGTTCCTATAATTGCCACCATCCCTTGGTACAGCACGATGCTTCCTTTGCTGTTTGTTCTGCTTGTGCGTGGGTGCAAAGATCTAGCAACAGACTTG GGCCGGCGACGCAGTGATGGACAAATTAACCGGCGCCCATGTGACATTCTCACTCCTGAGGG CTTCAAAACTGTTAAGTGGAAAGATGTCCGTGTTGGGGACATTCTCCAGGTTCATAAGGACCAGGTCATACCT GCGGATTTGCTCCTCCTTTGCAGCACTGAGCCACACAGCCTTTGCTACGTAGAAACCGCAGACATCGATGG AGAAACCAACTTAAAGTTTCGCCAGGCTCTGAGTGTAACTCATACTGAGCTGAATGGAGATTCAGTTAAGCAAAACCTGGCAACCTTTAATG GTATTGTGTGGGGTGAAGAACCAAACGGTAACTTGCATTCCTTCAAAGGTGAGTTACATTGGAAAGGAGAGCGCCACCATCTGGACACAGACCACCTGCTCCTCCGAGGGACTGTGCTGCGAAACACGGACAAAGCTTATGGATTAGCTATATACACAG GCTCGGATAGTAAAATTCTGCAAAACTGTGGAAAACTGAAACTGAAGAATACTCAAGTGGAAATACTACTAAACAAAACTGTGTTGGtg ATTCTGCTGTTCATGATAACAACAGCTATTCTCCTGGCCGTGGGTGCTGGGCTTTTTGAGCAGAGGGTTTCCCCTCAGTACGACGTTGTCTCAGTCTTGCAGCGGGATTCGTCTCCTGCCTACCTGGGCTTCCTCACCTTCTGGGGCTACATCATTTTGCTTAGTCCTTCTATGCCCATGTCTCTTTATATAAC ATTTGAAGTCATCCACATGGTGCACTGTCTCCTGATTGGCTGGGATGTTGAGATGTACTGGGAGGACAATAACAGCCCCGCTCAGGCCCGTACAACCACCCTGAATGAGGAATTGGGTCAGGTGGGGCACCTGCTCAGTGACAAGACCGGCACTCTAACGCAAAACCGCCTGCTTTTTCGTCAGTGCTTCATCGCCGGACACATTTATG GTGATATGTCAAAGGAACTTAAG CCGCTAGACTTAAGCTGGAACCGGTTCTCCTGTGGTGGACTGAAGTTTTCTGACCAGCGGTTGGTTGACAAGCTGCGTGAACGGAGCAGCCCTGAGTGCCAAGAGTTCTTCACAGCTCTGGCCCTTTGCCACACTGTCATGAGCGAGTGGAGGGATG gtttgCCTCATTACCAGGCTGCCTCTCCGGATGAGGAAGCTCTGGTGTGTGCAGCGCGGGAGCTCGGCTGGGTGTTTCTCTCCCGTACACGAGAAACCCTCACCCTCAGTGAGATGGGCCTCACGCGAAACTATCAGCTCCTGGCCCTCCTGGACTTCACCAGCAAGAGGAGACGCATGTCAGTACTGG TGCGGGACCCTGGAGGACAGTTGAAGCTGTACTGTAAAGGTGCAGATATTGTTGTTCTGGAAAGGCTTCAAAGGGACGGGCCACTTCAGGAGAGCACCGAGAGAGCTCTAGAG CTGTTCGCTCAGGGCTGTCTGAGGACTCTGTGTGTGGCGGTGCGCTCGGTTCCTGAAGCCCTGTGGACGGAGTGGAGCCGCACCCTCAGTCAAGTGGGCACATCCACAGGAGACCAGGAGACCGCGCTCGAAGAGATATATGATCAAATGGAAAAAGACTTAACG CTGTTGGGCGTGACTGCCATTGAGGATCGTCTCCAGGAAGGTGTCCCTGAGACCATCGCCACCCTGCGGAGGGCGGGTCTGAAGGTGTGGGTGCTGACAGGAGACAAAACAG AAACGGCTGTGAATGTGGGATATGCCTGCAAACTTATGGATCCAGACACGACCCTAATCCAAGGGGAGGAACTTAG GCAGCTTCTAGAGTCTCCTTCTCCAGAAGTCAAGTCTAAAGAGCCGGAGGTTTGGATCACAAGCAGAAAAGCAGTGAAGAGCAAAGCAGCACTAGTAATTTCGGGTCCTGAACTG GCAGAATTGACCAGGGAGCCAGAATGGGGGGCAAAGTTTGTTGCTCTGTCCGATCAGTGCCAGTCTGTATTGTGCTGTCGTGTCACACCGGCGCAAAAAGCGGAAGTGGTGGAGATGGTCAGGAAGTATTCAACTTCGATTACAATGGCGATAGGCGATGGTGCCAACGATGTCAACATGATCAAGA CGGCACATATAGGCGTTGGTCTTTGTGGCGTGGAGGGCAGTCAGGCGGTGCAGAATGCAGATTTCGCTCTGGCTCAGTTCAGCTTCCTTCGCAGGCTGCTGCTGGTACACGGGCACTGGTCATACTACCGCATCTGCATCCTTCTGCGCTATTTCCTCTACAAAACCACTGCTTTTGCTCTGGTGCACATTTGGTATAGTTTCTACAATGGCTTCAGCGCTCAG CCTATGTATGAGAGCTGGTTTATTAGCCTCTACACAACACTGTACACATCCCTTCCTATACAGTGCATGGGTTTTTTTGAACAG GATGTGAGCGCTAAGAGTTGTCTGTGTTGGCCTGAGATCTACTCGATTGGACAGAAGAAGCAGCTTTTCAATCCTTTAGTTCTGGCCATCACGCTCCTATACTCGGTCTACACCTCCATCATCCTGTTCTTCATCCCTATGGGAATATTACAGTACTTTGCTCTCGATTATCAGACTTTAGCCGTAACGATTCAAACATCTGTAGTGCTCACCATGACTGTTGAG GTTATTCTACATACAAAATTCTGGACCAAGTACAGCGTTGCAGCAGTTGTTTTTAGTTTGGTGGCATTCTTTCTGTCCACGCTGGCTCTCCATAGCGCTCGGCTCTTCACCGCCTCACCCAAAGACTACTTTTTTCTGG GAGCATCACCAAACGCTTACAGTACCCCTGAGATTTGGCTGACCATATGTGTGACCACCTGTATTGCTGTCCTTCCCTCAATAACAATACGGGCCTTAGGTGTTGTGCTAGCAAACCCCAACAAACATAAG ATCCACAGTTCGAATGAGCCTGTCGAGCTGAAGTCGTGGTTTCAGAGAGGTACCCTTCAGCGTCGTTCGTCCTATGCGATGTCCCAAGGAAAAGGTTTTGGAAAGTTAATCACCACAGGAGTTGGGCTTCCCTCTACGGCACCCCCACAGGACAGGAGAGTTACGGCAGACAGTCTGAAGAAAGAATCTCCACAGGGTTCACTTATAGAAATGAATAGTGGTGATGTGGCATGCTAG